From Terriglobus sp. TAA 43, the proteins below share one genomic window:
- a CDS encoding TlpA disulfide reductase family protein: protein MAKTHHVVSTTREVTMKTMLKYTGVAIALAGLGTTAALAQNATKSIDGRWDAALVRPNGETVPFRLDISGSGNNVKGTFYNGFQPFDSTTGGSFANNELTLNIDHYLTAIHAKLNGDQLAGDVSTQNRASTAAYQFKATRHVDEKVNVSNVPQVAGAYILPLETPSSKGEKAFHFIVEQRGAEVAATILRVDGDTGAYTGTYRDGKWRLSHFDGSRPGVIEVIPQADGTLAVEQNPGSKQTAQKASTTASAKAYGEEAPVDSRYTPQLVAYREDVARAKGLPQPENYSTHTTVRDQNEKFAFNFPDVNGKLISEDDPRFKGKVVVAVVTGTWCPNCHDEAQYLVQLDKKYRDKGLAIVALDFEEPEQQGGLEREKAFVKQYGVDYTYLIAGAPAEMWEKVPQAVNLNTWPATLFIGRDGHVKSVHSGFASPASGKFNDELKAEFTATIEKLLAEKPTQQSASVGIQVIHEGE from the coding sequence ATGGCTAAGACACACCACGTTGTATCAACCACTCGCGAGGTCACTATGAAGACGATGCTGAAATACACAGGTGTTGCGATTGCCTTGGCAGGATTGGGCACAACCGCAGCGTTGGCACAGAACGCAACAAAGTCAATTGATGGTCGATGGGATGCGGCGCTTGTCCGACCGAATGGAGAGACTGTTCCATTCCGGCTGGACATTTCCGGCAGCGGGAACAATGTGAAGGGAACGTTCTATAACGGATTCCAGCCGTTCGACAGCACGACCGGCGGATCCTTTGCGAACAATGAACTGACGCTCAACATTGATCACTATCTCACTGCGATCCATGCCAAGTTGAACGGCGATCAGCTTGCAGGTGATGTCTCCACGCAGAATCGTGCGTCGACCGCGGCGTATCAGTTTAAGGCCACGCGTCATGTGGACGAGAAGGTAAATGTCTCGAACGTGCCACAGGTTGCTGGAGCTTACATTCTTCCGCTGGAGACTCCTTCGTCTAAGGGCGAAAAGGCATTTCACTTCATCGTGGAGCAGAGAGGTGCAGAGGTTGCGGCGACGATCCTCCGAGTGGATGGAGATACAGGCGCGTATACCGGCACGTATCGCGATGGTAAGTGGCGCTTGAGTCATTTCGACGGTTCCCGTCCGGGAGTTATTGAAGTGATTCCGCAGGCAGACGGTACACTTGCCGTCGAACAGAATCCAGGTTCGAAGCAGACTGCACAGAAAGCGTCCACTACGGCGAGCGCAAAGGCCTATGGCGAAGAGGCGCCTGTCGATAGCCGCTATACTCCGCAGCTCGTGGCTTACCGCGAAGATGTGGCACGTGCAAAGGGCCTTCCGCAGCCGGAGAATTACAGCACACATACAACCGTCCGCGATCAAAACGAGAAATTCGCGTTTAACTTCCCTGATGTGAACGGAAAGCTGATATCCGAAGATGATCCGCGTTTTAAGGGCAAGGTAGTTGTCGCGGTTGTTACCGGCACGTGGTGCCCGAACTGCCACGATGAAGCCCAGTATCTTGTTCAGTTGGATAAGAAGTACCGGGACAAGGGACTAGCGATTGTTGCTCTGGATTTCGAGGAGCCAGAGCAGCAAGGCGGCTTGGAGCGCGAGAAGGCCTTCGTGAAGCAGTATGGTGTGGACTACACCTACCTCATCGCAGGAGCGCCCGCAGAGATGTGGGAGAAGGTGCCGCAGGCGGTTAACCTAAACACATGGCCTGCGACGTTGTTCATTGGGCGTGATGGTCACGTGAAGTCAGTGCATTCAGGTTTCGCATCGCCTGCGAGCGGTAAGTTCAATGATGAGCTGAAAGCAGAGTTCACTGCCACCATCGAGAAGCTGCTGGCAGAAAAGCCGACGCAGCAGTCGGCATCTGTTGGGATCCAGGTAATTCACGAAGGCGAGTAG
- a CDS encoding sulfatase — protein sequence MDSIGKQFDRRQFVQGGAAALGAAVTPNLARALPTAEEAPAKDGKKPNLIFLYTEGQRWDCLSSAGHPLLKTPNMDRIAHEGVKFENAFCTNALCAPARASAMTGMWSRSTGALDNKTVNTPLPSDIPVFTDYLLEAGYETCVVGKVHMRNGMKEKHWDYYLGVNAPATNYYKPKMAEGKNGKIGPVQVWNEGYCDDFVTDRVLDWLKQPREKPFALLLWYMTPHAPYFRARRHLDLYNGVKIPKPASFDDDLKGYPGKPTPFKTADNKIGTTDTGDAVRSIEELCKDYYSGLVAIDENVGRIFKHLDDTKVMDDTAVIHSSDHGYLLGEWRLFDKRLMHEPSIRVPMAIRYPNRVKAGAVKKEMVLDVDIAPTVMDLVGLPIPKQFQGRSMLDVVDNKGPAWRKEWLYDYYEFPGAENVAPHRGVRTDTHKFIQWYTQSPQEFELYDLKNDPNEAHNLYGDPKYATIQKDLEARLAKLLTEIPGRKV from the coding sequence ATGGATTCGATTGGCAAGCAGTTCGATAGGCGACAGTTTGTACAGGGAGGCGCGGCGGCCCTGGGCGCAGCAGTAACACCAAACCTCGCACGGGCACTCCCCACAGCAGAAGAAGCACCTGCGAAAGATGGCAAGAAGCCAAACCTGATCTTCCTATACACCGAAGGACAGCGTTGGGACTGCCTCAGCAGCGCGGGCCATCCCCTGCTGAAAACCCCCAACATGGATCGCATTGCTCACGAAGGCGTGAAGTTTGAGAATGCCTTCTGCACGAACGCACTGTGCGCTCCAGCCCGTGCCTCAGCCATGACCGGCATGTGGTCGCGTTCCACCGGTGCCCTGGACAATAAAACGGTCAACACGCCGTTACCATCCGACATTCCCGTCTTCACTGACTACCTGCTCGAAGCCGGATATGAAACCTGTGTCGTTGGCAAGGTGCACATGCGCAACGGCATGAAGGAAAAGCACTGGGATTACTATCTGGGCGTAAATGCTCCGGCCACGAACTACTACAAGCCGAAGATGGCCGAAGGCAAGAATGGCAAGATCGGCCCAGTCCAAGTGTGGAACGAGGGATACTGCGACGACTTTGTCACGGACCGTGTTCTCGACTGGTTGAAGCAGCCTCGCGAGAAGCCATTCGCTCTGCTCCTCTGGTATATGACGCCTCATGCGCCATACTTCCGTGCGCGTCGCCATCTCGACCTGTACAACGGCGTGAAGATTCCCAAGCCAGCATCGTTTGATGACGATCTCAAGGGATATCCCGGCAAGCCTACTCCGTTCAAGACTGCGGACAACAAGATCGGTACAACGGACACTGGCGACGCAGTCCGTTCTATCGAAGAGCTATGCAAGGACTACTACTCCGGCCTTGTCGCCATCGATGAGAACGTGGGGCGCATCTTCAAGCATCTGGACGACACTAAGGTGATGGACGACACGGCCGTCATTCACAGCTCGGATCACGGCTATCTTCTGGGTGAGTGGCGTCTGTTCGACAAGCGCCTGATGCATGAACCATCCATCCGCGTTCCCATGGCCATCCGCTATCCCAACCGCGTGAAAGCAGGTGCGGTAAAGAAGGAGATGGTGTTGGACGTCGACATCGCTCCCACCGTCATGGATCTTGTTGGTCTTCCTATCCCCAAGCAGTTCCAGGGACGCTCCATGTTGGACGTTGTAGACAACAAGGGTCCCGCATGGCGCAAGGAATGGCTTTATGACTATTACGAGTTCCCTGGCGCCGAAAATGTAGCACCACACCGCGGCGTGCGTACGGACACACACAAATTCATACAGTGGTACACGCAGTCGCCACAGGAATTTGAACTCTACGATCTCAAGAACGATCCCAACGAGGCACATAACCTCTACGGCGATCCGAAATACGCAACGATACAGAAAGACCTTGAAGCACGACTCGCAAAGCTTCTTACGGAAATCCCGGGAAGAAAAGTTTAG
- a CDS encoding TonB-dependent receptor domain-containing protein — translation MYRRTPAFSRRTVGRALSNSVLSFSLVLPIGLAAVTALPSAAQVVTASLRGTVQDSSGAPIANAQVKVVNTATNVVTQAHTDDNGRFVFASLEPGGPYTLSVTANGFKTDQRNGITLAVSQIADIEVPLQIGSASETVEVQADVPQIETSTGAISGLVENRSIVNLPLNQRNPYALVFLLPGSVGSVGTAYNSSNISINGGRPGSADILVDGIPASPPLANPINGFAVFPSVDAVDEFKVLTNGYSAEFGRSGSGIINLILKSGTNKPHGSLYDFVRNSAMDANDWFSKLNNRALPQFTRNQFGGSIQAPVVIPHLYNGRDKTFFLFSYEGLKQGTGTSTNMVVPTAAQRAGDFSATGIPAIYDPTTTVAAGSAYTRTAFAGNMIPKTRLDPVAQNIVKYWPLPNIANAAYGANNYFATGVNQVNINTYDAKVDQVFNDRNRMFARYSGRRLSQPATLFEDPSIAVAQNNAGQQPQNSNSVAVDYTRTQSPTLVFEARYGYSRVALDFRSVSDGFDPTANLGMPSYISANADHLQFPGIAPANYQGLGSAGQGTTRHAGYEAHLLGVNITKVKGNHVLKFGGEGRLMRANDTESGNSVGGFSFPKTHTQQNPNNAVGGDGFASFLLGLGTGTMTINSKDGATQSFYYAGYIQDDWKANSKLTLNLGLRWDVEIPRTERHDRMEVFDPSATSPLASVYSGAKGGLRFMGVNGTSRRQYDPRWKDWSPRFGFAYQVDSKTAIRGAYGIYFNPSMRAAAATIGNVGFSASTTFDAVPGNITLSGATLSNPFPNGIAKPAGSSQGLSTAIGQTFETPLAGDNRVGYTQSYDLDVQRQLPWSVLVEAAYVGSHGVHLNRAGENDFLLNQLPISVVQQYGTALQQSVANPFYGTITTGTLSSQTIARRYLLAPFPQYVQVQASYPTGGFSQYDSFQLKVTKRAAHGLTLLLAFTGSKLFDNYSNISNVGNQAGGIQDIYNPAGDRSVSANDVSHKLTISGVYELPFGRGKHFGGNWNPFVDALLGGWQANGIYTQQSGFPLAITTQDTSQAGGNVLRPNLTGQDPRTHGPISQRLGTANHKANGAYINPAAFSQPAAFTFGNASRTISNLRAPSYENVDFSLFKNFTLKNELKLQIRGEAFNALNQVVFGSPVTNLSNAQFGQISVQSNTPRQLQFAAKLLF, via the coding sequence ATGTATCGCCGAACTCCTGCTTTTTCCAGGCGCACCGTGGGCAGGGCGCTTTCTAATTCGGTTCTTTCTTTCTCCCTGGTTTTGCCGATTGGTCTTGCCGCAGTGACAGCGTTGCCTTCTGCAGCGCAGGTAGTTACAGCTTCTTTGCGCGGAACCGTTCAGGATTCTTCTGGTGCACCCATTGCCAATGCGCAGGTGAAGGTGGTCAACACTGCCACCAACGTGGTGACGCAAGCGCACACGGATGACAATGGCCGCTTCGTCTTTGCCTCGCTCGAACCGGGTGGTCCTTATACCTTGTCCGTTACCGCCAACGGTTTCAAGACGGACCAACGCAACGGCATCACGCTAGCTGTGAGCCAGATTGCTGACATTGAGGTACCGCTCCAGATTGGTTCGGCTTCTGAGACGGTTGAGGTGCAGGCCGATGTTCCGCAGATTGAGACATCCACCGGCGCGATCTCCGGACTTGTGGAGAACCGCAGCATCGTGAACCTGCCGCTTAACCAGCGCAACCCTTATGCGCTGGTGTTTCTGTTGCCAGGATCGGTTGGCAGCGTGGGAACGGCTTACAACTCTTCCAACATCTCCATCAATGGTGGGCGACCCGGTAGCGCCGATATTCTGGTGGACGGTATTCCAGCTTCGCCTCCGTTGGCGAATCCGATCAACGGCTTTGCCGTGTTCCCATCCGTGGACGCTGTGGACGAATTCAAAGTTCTCACGAATGGCTACAGCGCCGAGTTTGGTCGCAGCGGTAGCGGCATCATCAACTTGATCCTAAAATCGGGCACGAACAAGCCCCACGGCAGCTTGTATGACTTCGTGCGCAACTCCGCGATGGACGCCAACGACTGGTTCAGCAAGCTGAATAACCGCGCACTTCCGCAGTTCACTCGAAATCAGTTTGGTGGAAGCATCCAGGCTCCTGTAGTGATCCCGCATCTGTACAACGGACGTGACAAGACCTTCTTCCTGTTCTCGTACGAAGGTCTGAAGCAGGGAACGGGTACATCCACGAACATGGTGGTACCAACGGCCGCTCAACGCGCTGGTGATTTTTCAGCCACCGGCATTCCTGCGATCTATGACCCGACGACGACAGTGGCTGCAGGTAGCGCTTATACGCGCACAGCCTTTGCGGGCAACATGATTCCGAAGACTCGCCTTGATCCGGTGGCGCAGAACATTGTGAAGTACTGGCCGCTTCCTAATATTGCGAATGCTGCCTATGGCGCCAACAACTACTTCGCGACCGGCGTTAACCAGGTCAACATCAACACCTATGATGCGAAGGTCGACCAAGTGTTTAACGATCGCAACAGGATGTTCGCGCGTTATTCCGGTCGTCGACTTTCGCAGCCTGCAACGCTATTTGAAGATCCGTCGATTGCTGTTGCGCAGAACAACGCAGGACAGCAACCGCAGAACTCCAACTCTGTCGCGGTAGATTACACGCGCACCCAATCACCCACGCTGGTCTTCGAAGCGCGTTATGGCTACTCACGCGTAGCATTGGATTTCCGTTCGGTCAGTGATGGATTTGATCCTACGGCAAATCTCGGTATGCCAAGTTACATCTCAGCCAACGCTGACCATCTCCAATTCCCTGGCATTGCTCCGGCTAACTATCAAGGCTTGGGAAGCGCTGGGCAGGGAACCACACGGCACGCGGGTTACGAAGCACATCTTCTGGGCGTGAACATTACCAAAGTCAAGGGCAACCATGTCCTGAAGTTCGGTGGTGAAGGTCGTCTTATGCGGGCTAATGATACGGAATCCGGTAACTCTGTCGGTGGTTTCTCGTTTCCCAAAACGCACACACAGCAGAACCCGAACAACGCGGTGGGCGGCGATGGTTTTGCCAGCTTCCTGCTGGGGCTTGGCACCGGCACCATGACCATCAACAGCAAGGACGGCGCGACGCAGAGCTTTTATTATGCGGGCTACATACAGGATGACTGGAAGGCGAATTCGAAGCTCACCCTGAATCTGGGCCTACGTTGGGACGTGGAGATTCCGCGCACCGAACGTCATGACCGCATGGAAGTCTTCGATCCCAGTGCAACGTCGCCTCTGGCATCTGTGTATTCGGGGGCCAAAGGCGGCCTAAGGTTTATGGGTGTGAACGGCACAAGCCGCCGTCAGTATGATCCTCGTTGGAAAGATTGGTCGCCCCGCTTCGGCTTTGCCTATCAGGTGGATTCGAAGACCGCCATTCGCGGCGCCTATGGTATTTACTTCAATCCGTCGATGCGTGCAGCTGCAGCAACGATTGGCAACGTGGGCTTCAGCGCTTCAACGACGTTTGACGCAGTTCCGGGCAATATAACGCTCTCTGGTGCGACGCTGAGCAATCCGTTTCCGAACGGAATCGCCAAGCCCGCTGGCAGTTCGCAGGGACTGTCTACGGCGATTGGGCAAACATTTGAAACGCCACTGGCAGGCGACAACAGGGTGGGCTATACCCAAAGCTACGACCTGGATGTACAGCGCCAGTTGCCGTGGTCTGTGTTGGTGGAAGCAGCTTACGTGGGAAGTCACGGTGTTCACCTGAACCGTGCGGGTGAGAACGACTTCCTGCTGAATCAGCTTCCCATCTCAGTCGTGCAGCAGTATGGTACGGCGTTGCAACAGTCCGTTGCGAATCCTTTCTATGGAACGATCACCACCGGAACGCTTTCATCGCAGACCATTGCGCGGCGTTATCTCCTGGCACCATTCCCGCAGTATGTGCAGGTGCAGGCGTCATATCCAACAGGGGGCTTTAGCCAGTACGATTCGTTCCAGTTGAAAGTGACCAAACGTGCGGCGCATGGACTCACGTTGTTGCTGGCATTTACCGGTTCGAAGCTGTTTGATAACTACTCGAACATCTCGAATGTTGGCAATCAGGCCGGTGGCATACAGGACATCTACAACCCCGCGGGTGACCGTTCTGTATCGGCCAACGATGTCTCGCACAAGCTGACCATCAGCGGTGTATACGAGCTTCCTTTCGGCCGAGGTAAGCATTTCGGTGGCAATTGGAATCCCTTTGTGGATGCGCTTCTCGGTGGATGGCAGGCGAATGGTATTTACACCCAGCAAAGCGGATTCCCGCTCGCAATCACGACGCAGGACACGTCGCAGGCCGGCGGCAACGTACTGCGACCGAATCTCACAGGGCAGGATCCACGCACGCACGGTCCCATCTCGCAGCGTCTTGGGACCGCGAATCACAAGGCTAATGGCGCTTACATTAATCCAGCGGCCTTTTCTCAACCCGCGGCATTTACGTTTGGTAACGCCTCACGCACTATCAGCAATCTGCGCGCACCTTCGTACGAAAATGTGGACTTCTCGCTCTTTAAGAATTTCACTTTGAAGAACGAGCTAAAGCTGCAGATTCGAGGCGAAGCTTTTAACGCTCTTAACCAGGTAGTGTTTGGCTCTCCTGTCACGAATCTGTCCAACGCACAGTTTGGCCAGATCAGTGTTCAAAGCAATACACCACGGCAGTTGCAGTTTGCCGCGAAACTTCTTTTTTAA
- a CDS encoding gluconate:H+ symporter has protein sequence MMTDTHSIFLLSTAAISVVVLILLIVWVRLNPFLTLILCSIGLAIASGMALPKVVTSFETGLGNTLGHVAIVVALGTMLGKMLAESGAAERIAQSLVDAFGPRHVPWAMLCAGIIVGIPVFFEVALVLLMPLAYNVAKKTNRSLVTTLLPMAAGVAMVHGLLPPHPAALMAATAFQADLGKTIGWALLVGIPAAILAGPIWSGFISKHIGAPQHTALSDAFVHTDQKRQLPSFLTSVSMILLPVLLMLVGSWADKFTAVGSRANLILHFLGNADVALLVATLLSMYQLGLRRGFTRDQVLRFTNECLAPTATVTLLVGAGGGFGRVLIDSGVSTVLLGYALKTHVPLLLLAWLLATFIRLATGSTTVAMATASSIVAPMALAMTGVRPEFLAIATGAGATGFSHVNDGGFWLVKEYSGMSVADTLKSWTVVETILSLVAFGLACLLQLILA, from the coding sequence ATGATGACCGACACCCACTCGATTTTTTTGCTTAGCACTGCAGCGATCTCAGTCGTTGTGTTGATCCTGCTCATCGTGTGGGTGCGGTTAAATCCGTTTCTTACGCTTATCCTGTGCTCTATTGGGCTGGCCATAGCCTCAGGTATGGCACTACCCAAAGTTGTCACTTCTTTTGAGACTGGCCTCGGCAACACGCTTGGCCATGTCGCCATTGTGGTGGCACTTGGCACCATGCTTGGAAAGATGCTGGCAGAGTCTGGTGCAGCCGAACGTATCGCTCAAAGCCTTGTGGATGCGTTCGGACCGCGGCATGTTCCGTGGGCCATGTTGTGCGCTGGCATCATCGTTGGCATCCCCGTATTCTTTGAGGTCGCACTGGTTCTGCTGATGCCGCTCGCTTATAACGTGGCAAAAAAGACGAACCGTTCTCTTGTCACCACCTTGCTTCCCATGGCCGCAGGAGTCGCGATGGTGCATGGACTTCTGCCACCTCATCCTGCGGCTTTGATGGCAGCAACCGCATTCCAAGCAGATCTCGGCAAGACCATCGGGTGGGCACTGCTCGTAGGCATCCCAGCCGCAATTCTTGCGGGTCCCATCTGGTCCGGCTTCATCTCAAAACACATCGGAGCACCACAACACACGGCATTGAGCGATGCATTTGTACACACCGACCAGAAGCGTCAGCTTCCATCGTTTCTGACCAGTGTCTCGATGATTCTTCTGCCCGTACTGCTGATGCTGGTGGGTAGCTGGGCAGATAAATTTACCGCAGTTGGAAGCCGCGCAAATCTAATCCTGCACTTTCTCGGCAATGCGGACGTAGCCCTTCTGGTTGCAACGCTCTTGAGTATGTACCAGCTTGGCCTGCGCCGCGGCTTCACACGCGATCAGGTACTTCGCTTTACGAACGAATGTCTCGCTCCCACTGCCACAGTGACATTGCTGGTTGGCGCGGGTGGCGGCTTTGGGCGTGTTCTCATCGACAGTGGTGTCAGCACAGTGCTGCTTGGTTATGCATTGAAAACACATGTTCCTTTGCTTCTTTTGGCATGGCTGCTGGCAACCTTTATCCGCCTCGCAACGGGATCCACGACAGTCGCCATGGCCACTGCCAGCAGCATCGTCGCCCCCATGGCACTTGCCATGACCGGTGTCCGACCTGAGTTTCTCGCGATTGCTACTGGCGCTGGTGCCACGGGCTTCTCTCACGTGAACGATGGTGGTTTTTGGTTGGTGAAGGAATACAGCGGCATGTCAGTCGCTGACACGTTGAAGTCATGGACAGTGGTGGAAACCATACTGTCCCTGGTCGCTTTCGGCTTAGCCTGCTTGCTGCAACTAATTCTGGCCTAA
- a CDS encoding RidA family protein, with protein MSIKRYGVEGGKGQGGSHMPFARAVEANGWLFVSGQVPMVNGEVIVGNVVAQSHQAIKNMMAIVEEAGYGPEHIVRCGVWLDDARDFAAFNGVFRQYFGENPPARACVETKMVVDCKVEIDCVAYKYPAK; from the coding sequence ATGAGCATCAAGCGTTACGGAGTAGAAGGCGGCAAAGGACAGGGCGGTTCACACATGCCCTTCGCACGAGCCGTTGAAGCAAATGGATGGTTATTCGTCAGCGGCCAGGTTCCCATGGTGAATGGCGAAGTCATCGTGGGCAATGTCGTTGCGCAGTCACATCAGGCAATCAAGAACATGATGGCGATTGTAGAGGAAGCCGGCTACGGCCCAGAGCACATCGTACGCTGTGGCGTGTGGCTTGATGATGCGCGCGACTTCGCTGCGTTCAATGGCGTCTTCCGTCAGTACTTCGGTGAAAATCCCCCGGCGCGTGCATGTGTGGAAACGAAGATGGTGGTGGATTGCAAAGTTGAAATTGACTGCGTTGCTTACAAGTATCCCGCCAAGTAA
- a CDS encoding amidohydrolase family protein — protein sequence MPECDLLIRGALLIDGSGDAPRESIVAVHAGRIVRVDANSTWRAENTVDAKGLVLSPGFIDPHTHDDTSVIETPAMLPKLTQGVTTVVVGNCGISASPVLPTNPLPDPMELLGKPAMMQYRGFADYLHAVNAAKPSVNVMALVGHTTLRANHLDRLDRAATSNEVNAMRSQLQDALEHGALGLSTGLAYLSAYSATLEEVLGVAEPLGDAGAMYATHMRSETAAILDAMEESFAVGRSSQPVPVLISHLKCAGPDNWGRTTDVLALLDKARIKQTVHCDCYPYTASSSMLDLRQVDERIEIRITWSEPHPEVSGRALAEIAAQWNKTQLEAAKALMPAGAIYHNMSPEDVKRVLRHPAVMVGSDGLPHDPRPHPRLWGTFPRVLGYYSREEQLFDLPTAVHKMTGLSAQTLGLRDRGLIREGFAADLVLFDPATVRDAATWTDSTQPSIGIHHVWVNGIASITNGTVTTQRGGKFLPRQSHAA from the coding sequence ATGCCGGAATGTGACTTGCTGATTCGCGGAGCACTGCTGATCGATGGCAGCGGCGACGCCCCTCGTGAAAGCATCGTTGCTGTACACGCGGGACGTATCGTACGGGTCGACGCAAACAGCACATGGCGTGCGGAAAATACAGTCGACGCAAAAGGACTCGTGTTGTCACCCGGCTTCATTGACCCACACACCCACGACGACACCAGCGTCATCGAAACGCCCGCCATGCTGCCCAAGCTGACACAAGGTGTCACTACCGTTGTCGTCGGCAACTGCGGCATCAGCGCATCACCCGTACTACCGACCAATCCTCTTCCCGATCCCATGGAACTACTCGGGAAGCCGGCGATGATGCAGTATCGCGGATTTGCAGACTACCTTCACGCAGTGAACGCGGCTAAACCATCCGTAAATGTCATGGCATTGGTGGGCCACACAACACTGCGCGCAAATCACCTCGACCGCCTGGACCGAGCCGCTACATCCAACGAAGTCAACGCGATGCGATCACAACTGCAAGACGCTCTTGAACACGGAGCGCTTGGACTAAGCACAGGCCTCGCTTACCTCTCGGCATATTCCGCGACACTGGAAGAAGTGCTTGGCGTAGCGGAACCATTGGGCGACGCAGGCGCCATGTACGCAACGCATATGCGCAGCGAGACCGCCGCAATTCTGGATGCGATGGAAGAAAGCTTCGCCGTGGGACGCTCGTCGCAACCGGTGCCCGTATTGATCTCACATCTGAAGTGCGCAGGTCCTGACAACTGGGGTCGCACCACCGATGTTCTTGCACTGCTGGATAAGGCACGCATAAAGCAAACGGTACATTGCGACTGCTATCCCTACACCGCCAGCAGCAGCATGCTTGATCTCCGCCAGGTAGACGAGCGCATCGAGATTCGTATCACTTGGAGTGAGCCACATCCCGAGGTTTCCGGTAGAGCGCTTGCAGAAATTGCAGCGCAGTGGAACAAAACTCAGCTGGAAGCTGCAAAGGCATTGATGCCTGCAGGGGCTATTTATCACAACATGTCGCCGGAGGATGTGAAGCGTGTTCTACGGCATCCCGCAGTGATGGTAGGAAGCGATGGCCTTCCGCATGATCCGCGTCCGCATCCACGCTTGTGGGGAACGTTCCCGCGAGTTCTTGGATACTACAGTCGCGAGGAGCAACTCTTCGATCTTCCCACCGCTGTCCATAAGATGACAGGGCTGTCAGCACAAACGCTCGGATTGCGCGATCGTGGATTGATTCGCGAAGGCTTCGCCGCTGACCTGGTTCTCTTCGATCCGGCAACTGTGCGCGATGCGGCAACGTGGACAGATTCTACTCAACCCAGCATCGGCATTCACCACGTGTGGGTGAACGGAATAGCTTCCATCACAAACGGTACAGTCACAACACAACGCGGCGGCAAGTTCCTGCCGCGGCAATCACATGCAGCATGA
- a CDS encoding amino acid deaminase, which translates to MASEQIFPKGLGGLGTVEEIEAVGARGWNVLREDLSLPVAVLVKPRVEHNLRWMTEFVQKYGVFLAPHGKTTMAAKLFGRQMDEGAWGITLATAQQCAVAHAHGVRRILMANELIGRANFELVSDIIAGGTTFYTLVDSPDLVCQLGSFFQGRGQKLRVLVELGVNGGRTGTRTDEQTQAVVDAIAQWSGSLLLCGVEVYEGVLKDEAGIREYLGRAVDTVKQLQKQGAFAQDERVILSGAGSAWYDVVADVFAAVRDEVDVVLRPGCYLTSDAGIYRVAQQEIGQRNSIARAVDTDRGSTLQSALEVWAYVQSVPEPGLAIVGMGKRDVAFDSGLPVAVWHFRPGVHREPARASSAWETVKLMDQHAYLQVPQDADIKVGDMLGFEISHPCLTFDKWRYVAMVDESYNVLEAIPTYF; encoded by the coding sequence TTGGCCAGCGAACAGATTTTCCCCAAGGGACTTGGCGGTTTGGGAACCGTGGAAGAGATTGAGGCAGTAGGTGCGCGTGGATGGAATGTTCTGCGCGAGGATCTGAGCCTGCCTGTCGCGGTCCTGGTGAAGCCGCGGGTGGAACACAATCTCCGCTGGATGACCGAATTTGTGCAGAAATACGGTGTTTTTCTGGCTCCACATGGCAAAACGACCATGGCTGCCAAGCTGTTCGGCCGCCAGATGGATGAGGGCGCATGGGGCATTACTTTGGCGACGGCGCAGCAGTGCGCGGTCGCTCATGCCCATGGCGTGCGACGCATTCTGATGGCGAATGAACTGATCGGCCGTGCGAATTTCGAACTGGTGAGTGACATTATTGCCGGTGGGACGACCTTTTACACGTTGGTTGACTCGCCAGATCTGGTCTGCCAACTCGGCTCGTTTTTTCAGGGGCGAGGACAGAAGCTTCGTGTGTTGGTGGAGTTAGGTGTCAACGGTGGTCGAACGGGGACGCGAACGGATGAGCAGACACAAGCCGTCGTGGACGCCATTGCACAATGGAGCGGGAGCCTTCTGCTTTGCGGTGTTGAGGTCTACGAAGGAGTGTTGAAGGACGAAGCTGGCATCCGGGAATATCTTGGTCGCGCCGTTGATACAGTGAAGCAGTTGCAGAAGCAGGGAGCCTTTGCGCAGGACGAGCGGGTGATCCTGAGTGGTGCGGGTTCCGCTTGGTATGACGTGGTTGCGGATGTCTTCGCCGCCGTCCGTGACGAGGTCGATGTTGTTCTGCGGCCAGGTTGCTACCTGACTTCGGACGCAGGTATTTACCGTGTCGCACAGCAGGAGATCGGGCAACGAAACAGCATCGCCCGAGCAGTGGATACGGACCGCGGTTCGACGTTGCAGTCCGCTCTCGAGGTATGGGCTTATGTGCAGTCTGTGCCGGAGCCGGGGCTTGCCATTGTTGGCATGGGGAAGCGCGATGTCGCGTTTGATTCGGGGCTTCCGGTAGCGGTCTGGCATTTTCGTCCAGGTGTACACCGGGAACCAGCGCGAGCTTCTTCTGCATGGGAGACGGTGAAGCTGATGGATCAGCACGCGTATCTTCAAGTACCGCAGGATGCTGATATTAAAGTTGGCGACATGCTTGGGTTCGAGATATCGCACCCATGTTTGACTTTCGACAAGTGGCGCTATGTCGCCATGGTGGATGAGAGCTATAACGTGCTGGAAGCTATACCGACTTACTTCTGA